In one window of Thermodesulfobacteriota bacterium DNA:
- a CDS encoding radical SAM protein — MLSVSALLSGKVLCSSPTERLRYSREPRPVVVWNLTRSCTLRCLHCYNDSRDRAFGGELPTKEAASVIDGLSAFHVPAIIFSGGDPLTRADIFYLAEYAGAKGIRTVLSTSGVLIDKPAARKIKKAGFSYAGVSIDGSEETNDRLRGSKGSFKKALDGIRRLKDQCIPTGVRLTLSRSNVGELPFIFDLIENEGLDRGYFAHLVYSGRGGAFSKEDLGYTETRAALDYIFERAAGLIEKGVHREIVTGSNDADGAYLYLKLKESDPERAEAVRGLLSGRGGNTAGVNIACIDNLGMVHADQFWQGHTLGSVRERPFGDIWKGPEPLLNALRDRKAFIKGRCNWCSFFDICGGNSRARAASAYGDFWAEDPACYLTDEEIGITLGK; from the coding sequence ATGCTATCGGTTTCAGCGCTACTTTCCGGAAAGGTCCTTTGCAGCAGCCCGACGGAAAGGCTCCGCTATTCGCGGGAGCCCAGGCCGGTAGTCGTCTGGAACCTGACCAGGAGCTGCACCTTGAGGTGCCTGCATTGCTATAACGATTCCCGGGACAGGGCGTTCGGAGGGGAGCTTCCGACCAAAGAGGCCGCCTCGGTAATCGACGGCCTTTCCGCGTTCCACGTACCTGCCATAATCTTCTCCGGCGGCGACCCGCTTACGAGGGCCGACATCTTTTACCTGGCGGAATACGCAGGCGCAAAAGGGATACGGACCGTCCTCTCGACAAGCGGGGTGCTCATCGACAAACCGGCTGCCCGGAAGATAAAAAAAGCCGGGTTCTCGTATGCGGGAGTAAGCATCGACGGGAGCGAGGAGACGAACGACAGGCTCAGGGGCTCGAAGGGGAGCTTCAAAAAGGCCCTGGACGGGATAAGACGCCTGAAGGACCAGTGCATACCCACGGGCGTCCGCCTGACCTTGAGCAGGAGCAACGTCGGGGAGCTCCCCTTCATATTCGACCTTATTGAAAACGAGGGGCTTGACAGGGGGTATTTTGCGCACCTCGTCTACTCCGGCAGGGGCGGGGCCTTTTCAAAGGAAGACCTCGGATACACCGAGACGAGGGCGGCGCTCGATTATATATTCGAGCGCGCGGCAGGCCTTATCGAAAAGGGCGTCCATAGGGAGATCGTCACGGGCAGTAACGACGCCGACGGGGCCTATCTGTATTTGAAGCTCAAGGAGAGCGACCCGGAAAGGGCGGAGGCGGTGCGCGGGCTCCTTTCCGGAAGGGGCGGCAACACCGCAGGCGTGAACATCGCCTGCATAGACAACCTCGGCATGGTGCACGCGGACCAGTTCTGGCAAGGGCATACGCTCGGGAGCGTAAGGGAGCGGCCCTTCGGAGACATATGGAAGGGCCCGGAGCCGCTCCTTAATGCCCTCAGGGACAGGAAGGCGTTCATAAAAGGCCGCTGCAACTGGTGCTCTTTCTTCGACATCTGCGGCGGGAACAGCAGGGCAAGGGCCGCGTCCGCATACGGCGATTTCTGGGCAGAGGACCCCGCCTGCTATCTTACGGACGAGGAGATAGGGATAACGCTCGGCAAATGA
- a CDS encoding cytochrome D1 domain-containing protein: MRISGIIIGALFFFLSSACQSIAEESARKVYGTAALMVVVEREDGRVAVFDSVNHELIGRIAGLGNLKHASIVFSRDARFAFVAARDGTISKIDLLGMELAAQKKAGESSIGIAISRDNRYIMVCNYEPGGAVVMDSATLEVVKDIPAEFTLPDGSKSRARTIGPLDTADNLMIFALMEGNAVWVVDMRQEGFPAVRKFEDVGDTPYDQLITPDGRHYMVGLLNSDWMGLLDTWKLDGMKRIDVRERRSAIKKDAEKVPLHHIPHLESWAIAGRLAFVPAFAEKRVIVYETDGWTVVKSIPVSGTPLFVVARPGGREIWVDNVGEPGSKEERLIEVIDVERLEVKKTIDAGKGAIHPQFTPKGEAVYVSIQGEDRIAVYDADTYTLIKDFPANRPSGIFSSDRASKFGL; encoded by the coding sequence ATGAGAATTTCGGGTATCATAATCGGGGCCCTTTTCTTTTTCCTTTCAAGCGCGTGCCAGTCCATAGCGGAGGAGAGCGCAAGAAAAGTCTACGGGACCGCGGCCCTGATGGTCGTGGTCGAAAGGGAAGACGGCAGGGTCGCGGTCTTCGATTCCGTGAACCACGAGCTCATAGGTAGGATAGCGGGGCTCGGCAACCTGAAGCACGCCTCGATCGTATTTTCAAGGGACGCACGGTTCGCGTTCGTCGCGGCAAGGGACGGCACGATAAGCAAGATAGACCTCCTGGGCATGGAACTCGCCGCACAGAAGAAGGCGGGCGAAAGCTCCATCGGCATCGCCATATCCAGGGACAACAGGTACATAATGGTATGCAACTACGAGCCGGGCGGGGCCGTCGTAATGGACTCCGCGACCCTTGAAGTGGTAAAGGATATCCCGGCGGAGTTCACCCTGCCGGACGGGAGCAAGTCGAGGGCGAGGACAATCGGCCCGCTCGACACTGCCGACAACCTCATGATATTCGCCCTCATGGAAGGGAACGCGGTCTGGGTGGTGGACATGAGGCAGGAAGGGTTCCCGGCTGTCAGGAAATTCGAGGACGTGGGCGATACCCCCTACGACCAGCTCATAACGCCCGACGGCAGGCACTACATGGTCGGCCTCCTCAATTCCGACTGGATGGGGCTTCTGGATACCTGGAAGCTCGACGGGATGAAGAGGATAGACGTACGCGAGAGGAGGTCGGCCATAAAGAAGGACGCCGAAAAAGTGCCGCTCCACCATATCCCTCACCTCGAGTCCTGGGCCATAGCAGGGAGGCTCGCATTTGTTCCGGCCTTCGCTGAAAAGAGGGTGATAGTCTATGAGACGGACGGCTGGACGGTGGTGAAGTCCATACCCGTCTCAGGCACGCCGCTTTTCGTCGTGGCGCGTCCGGGAGGCAGGGAGATATGGGTCGATAACGTCGGAGAGCCAGGAAGCAAGGAGGAAAGGCTTATTGAAGTCATCGACGTCGAACGGCTCGAGGTCAAGAAGACCATAGACGCGGGCAAGGGGGCCATCCACCCGCAGTTCACGCCAAAGGGCGAGGCGGTCTACGTATCGATACAGGGCGAGGACAGGATAGCGGTCTACGACGCCGACACCTACACGCTCATAAAGGATTTTCCGGCAAATAGGCCCTCCGGGATATTCTCGTCGGACAGGGCCTCGAAGTTCGGCCTCTGA
- a CDS encoding AsnC family transcriptional regulator, with protein sequence MAEHMLDSIDKALLNIIQGGFPLKAEPYEELGRMAGVSGDEALSRVRRLVEAGVVRKVGPFFDARKMGSASTLCAVHVPPENIEHVASVVNSRPEVTHNYQRDGVPNLWFTVIAPSKEAIGEVISDICERAGICRVHNIPASKMFKVKVDLKVE encoded by the coding sequence ATGGCAGAACATATGCTCGACAGCATCGACAAGGCGCTCCTCAATATAATCCAGGGCGGCTTCCCGCTCAAGGCGGAGCCCTATGAGGAGCTTGGGAGAATGGCGGGGGTGTCCGGGGATGAGGCGCTTTCCCGGGTCAGGCGGCTTGTTGAAGCCGGGGTCGTCCGCAAGGTGGGGCCGTTCTTCGACGCCAGAAAGATGGGCTCCGCATCCACGCTCTGTGCTGTCCATGTGCCTCCGGAGAATATAGAGCACGTCGCGTCGGTCGTGAATTCCCGGCCCGAGGTCACGCATAACTACCAGCGTGACGGGGTCCCGAACCTATGGTTCACGGTAATCGCCCCTTCGAAAGAGGCCATAGGCGAGGTCATATCCGACATATGCGAAAGGGCCGGGATATGCCGGGTGCATAATATCCCGGCTTCAAAGATGTTCAAGGTCAAGGTGGATTTAAAAGTGGAATGA
- a CDS encoding Lrp/AsnC family transcriptional regulator yields the protein MINDPRDIALIRVLQDEGLFLTARPFHEAAERLGWSVEEALERSAALLERGVIRRFGAALTPRNAGFRHNAMVVWDIDDKKAEEAGSALSGHPRVSHCYIRPRFEGFPFNIYTMVHGNSREDLEGVTAELAERAGASRQKALHTVREFKKSSPVYFMDYRVEPAGSSKA from the coding sequence ATGATAAACGACCCCAGGGACATAGCGCTTATAAGGGTCCTCCAGGACGAGGGACTCTTCCTCACGGCCAGGCCCTTCCACGAGGCGGCGGAGCGCCTCGGCTGGAGCGTGGAGGAGGCGCTTGAGCGCTCGGCAGCACTGCTTGAGCGCGGGGTCATAAGGAGGTTCGGGGCCGCGCTTACCCCAAGGAACGCGGGGTTCAGGCATAACGCGATGGTGGTCTGGGATATCGACGACAAAAAGGCAGAGGAGGCCGGGAGCGCCCTTTCCGGGCACCCGAGGGTGAGCCACTGCTACATAAGGCCCAGGTTCGAGGGCTTCCCCTTCAATATCTACACGATGGTCCACGGGAATTCGCGCGAAGACCTTGAGGGCGTGACAGCCGAGCTGGCGGAAAGGGCGGGCGCGTCCAGGCAAAAGGCGCTGCACACAGTGAGGGAGTTTAAAAAAAGCTCGCCTGTATATTTCATGGATTACCGGGTTGAGCCCGCAGGGAGCTCAAAAGCATGA